From a region of the Rhodococcus opacus B4 genome:
- a CDS encoding ParA family protein, translating into MSMHVVETSTAEQQELPVSFGFFNGKGGVGKTSCAANCGGLLAAAGYRVLIGDFDPQGNLCRDLGYDKRDGSELFTALLQGSAPPIVHNVGGRENLDVVPGGPAMFDLAAVMVSRQQRQGGKRLGQLVRAMLLQVAHNYDVIIFDTPPGDLTIMEALMEVVQAVVIPVRADDASLDGLETIAGQFSATRDGDPDRNLPAVNPRLQLAGICLFGVGSRSTKLTAKIRQSVNEMIGDAAPIFESRIRTMESTAYDARREGLLVHELEQQTEVAKVARFAALKKGAKPTDQILSRNASGLAEDYAELTREILVRLSTISEEVASA; encoded by the coding sequence ATGTCCATGCACGTCGTCGAGACCTCAACTGCAGAGCAGCAGGAACTGCCGGTGTCGTTCGGATTCTTCAACGGCAAGGGGGGAGTGGGAAAGACAAGCTGTGCCGCCAACTGCGGCGGACTCCTTGCCGCCGCCGGATACCGAGTTCTGATCGGTGACTTCGACCCCCAGGGGAACCTGTGCCGCGATCTGGGCTACGACAAGCGTGACGGATCCGAACTGTTCACCGCGCTCCTGCAAGGGTCCGCGCCTCCGATCGTCCACAATGTCGGCGGCCGCGAGAATCTCGATGTGGTGCCGGGTGGTCCCGCGATGTTCGACCTGGCTGCCGTCATGGTTTCCCGCCAGCAGCGTCAGGGTGGTAAGCGGCTCGGACAGCTCGTTCGCGCCATGCTCCTGCAGGTTGCGCATAACTATGACGTGATCATCTTCGACACTCCGCCCGGTGATTTGACCATCATGGAGGCATTGATGGAGGTCGTCCAGGCTGTGGTCATCCCAGTCAGGGCGGACGACGCAAGCCTCGACGGGTTGGAAACAATTGCCGGCCAGTTCTCGGCGACACGCGATGGTGATCCAGACCGTAATCTACCGGCTGTCAACCCACGGCTGCAGTTGGCAGGTATTTGCCTGTTCGGTGTGGGTTCGCGTTCAACCAAGCTCACGGCGAAGATCCGCCAATCCGTCAACGAGATGATCGGGGATGCCGCCCCCATCTTCGAATCCCGGATCCGGACGATGGAATCTACGGCCTACGATGCCCGCCGGGAGGGCTTGCTGGTCCATGAGCTGGAACAGCAGACCGAAGTCGCCAAAGTCGCACGTTTCGCCGCACTGAAGAAGGGCGCCAAACCGACGGATCAGATACTTTCGCGCAATGCGTCCGGGTTGGCCGAGGACTACGCAGAACTGACACGCGAAATCCTCGTTCGTCTGTCGACCATCAGCGAGGAGGTGGCATCGGCATGA